TGGGATCTGCGCTGCAATATTTATGTACAGCACCATCTACGGCGTTGCTTTTGCCAGCCTCTATACCAGGGAAGACAGCCGCATCCAGGCCGCACGCTGGATAGACCAACACATCCCCGCCAATAGCCGGATCGGTGTCGAAAGAGGTGGGTTCTCTATGCGCGGAATGATCAATTCAGAGCAATATTCCGTTCGTCCAATCAAGATGGGAGTACTCTTTACATTACGTGGATTCACAACCTGTAAAGCAGAGTTCATTTTTATAGAAGATCAGCTACGCCACCTGGATTATATAGCCATAACAGACATCAACCGCTACCAACAATTCACTGCCGCCCCCGAACTGGTTCCGGGGGGTGCGGCTTTCTACCGAACATTGGTAGAAGGTGCGTTGGGTTTTGATTTGGTCCAGCGCTTCAGGCACTATCCCTCTCTGGGTAGCATAGTGTTTAAAGATGAGGGCAGTGAACCGACATTTGTAGGCTTTGATCACCCAACTGTCATGATCTTTAAAAAAAACACTGCCTATCAGCAGGGCATAGCACACCTGCAGAAACAGGCCTCGACAAATCCCCATTGTGTCGATTCTCTGTTGGAGACAGCCTGTTCCGCCCTTCATTCAGGAGATTTTAACCAAAGTCTCCTGGCGGCCAAACGAGCGATAGCGCAATTTCCCCAATCGAAAATTGCCTATCTCATTGCATCAGAGATACACCAACAAAGGGGAGATGAAGAGGCCCTGGAACTACGCCGGGCATACTGGGCAGAGATAGCACGCAATCTGAGTTCGCATTGGCTGCTCTGGGGAAGCGGACAGAGTTTATTGGAATTGGGCCTGACCGATTTAACTTTATCTGTGCTCGAGGAAGGGGCTCGGCAAATCGTCCCAGGAAAGGAAATCGAGGCAGCCAATCTGTATATCATTCTCGCCTACCGTCTATACCACCGCCAGGAAAAGGAAGAGGCCGCGAAAGTCCTCTTGTTTTCAACCCAAATTCACCCACTACCTGTGGCTTATAATTTTCTGGCAAATATCGCTCTACAAGGAGAAGACCACAAACAGGCGACAGAGTATTTCGAACAATCGCTACAGTTAGACGATAAACAAGCTGATGTACACGCCACGATAGGGAAAATCACGGCCCGATTCTTGAACGACCAGCCAAAAGCTCTGTACCACTTTCAAAAGGCACTGGAACTGGATCCCAAATTAGAGGCCGACCTATCCAGATGGATAAATTAAACGAGCAGCAATAAAATG
This portion of the Gemmatimonadota bacterium genome encodes:
- a CDS encoding glycosyltransferase family 39 protein; translated protein: MRGIRAQIKISHCVILCLILGCALRFVGLTRGDSSFVLDESGQSERAFYHFHPDETALIQAASGPIDPLSPKITSYGMLPIYLLRGVLEFNSTIFRQDFTNQKSPDRVRYVYFTARILAVLASCLTLYLVWLLGARWFSDLTGLLAVCVVAVAPIAIQLAHFYTVDGLFTLLILATVYVLLRALERPDWRWYVLTGILIGLSAAVRLIGLSMGLVMLVGHVTRQRQLKAVLTPAIWLAGLSTVLCLLALQPFLLLDYDLIFEDTNPYGLGFAMEWARGEFLTIWSLVDIHTIPYLYHWSHLWPLGVGWPLTILFVFGLSYSLWKIDHQKGLILLWIGIYFYVIGGLQAKPIRYLLPLLPFLALLAADFCVWFIRSPQFARARKLAVGICAAIFMYSTIYGVAFASLYTREDSRIQAARWIDQHIPANSRIGVERGGFSMRGMINSEQYSVRPIKMGVLFTLRGFTTCKAEFIFIEDQLRHLDYIAITDINRYQQFTAAPELVPGGAAFYRTLVEGALGFDLVQRFRHYPSLGSIVFKDEGSEPTFVGFDHPTVMIFKKNTAYQQGIAHLQKQASTNPHCVDSLLETACSALHSGDFNQSLLAAKRAIAQFPQSKIAYLIASEIHQQRGDEEALELRRAYWAEIARNLSSHWLLWGSGQSLLELGLTDLTLSVLEEGARQIVPGKEIEAANLYIILAYRLYHRQEKEEAAKVLLFSTQIHPLPVAYNFLANIALQGEDHKQATEYFEQSLQLDDKQADVHATIGKITARFLNDQPKALYHFQKALELDPKLEADLSRWIN